Proteins from a genomic interval of Toxoplasma gondii ME49 chromosome Ia, whole genome shotgun sequence:
- a CDS encoding hypothetical protein (encoded by transcript TGME49_295630~Predicted trans-membrane domain (TMHMM2.0):31-54) encodes MAPKMPEWAAAAVDKVVQALMHYADQVQQGDPIYVTLALFVAFFAVVGVSYLQYRKPPAAINKRAGGKSRPRKKKPASGSNGPLCASSEETASAGDGDSQQPGKAKRRGNKGSAAVESAPGVEAQESGDQANEPVDRDGEGEWQVVTNKKKRKQK; translated from the exons ATGGCACCTAAGATGCCCGAGTGGGCAGCCGCGGCGGTGGACAAAGTCGTCCAGGCGCTCATGCACTATGCCGATCAAGTACAACAAGGCGATCCAATCTACGTAACCCTCGC GTTgtttgtcgccttcttcgcagtGGTCGGAGTGTCTTACCTGCAGTACCGCAAACCCCCTGCAGCCATCAACAAGCGC GCGGGAGGGAAGAGCCGCCCTCGCAAGAAGAAGCCGGCGTCAGGGTCAAACGGCCCTCTCTGTGCgtcgagcgaagagacagcatcTGCTGGCGATGGAGATTCGCAGCAGCCAGGCAAGGCGAAACGCCGAGGAAACAAAGGCAGTGCAGCAGTGGAGTCTGCTCCTGGAGTTGAAGCGCAGGAGTCGGGCGACCAGGCGAACGAGCCGGtggacagagacggagaaggggagTGGCAAGTTGTCacgaacaagaaaaagagaaagcagaagtgA